One window of the Nocardia huaxiensis genome contains the following:
- a CDS encoding 3-hydroxyacyl-CoA dehydrogenase NAD-binding domain-containing protein, whose product MADNMIGWERDTDGIVVLTMDDPNQGANTMNALYKASMTATVDRLEAEKDDITGVVLTSAKKTFFVGGDIKDMIRTTPEQAQAVMDELDQIKSALRRLELLGKPVVAAVNGAALGGGLEIALACHHRIAAEVKGSQIGLPEVTLGLLPAGGGITRTVRMLGIQNALMGVLLQGQRNSPAKAKEIGLVDELVGSVAELVPAAKAWIAANSDKCVQPWDAKGFKIPGGGPSSPALAASLPAFPANLRKQLKGANMPAPRAIMAAAVEGAQVGFDDASLIESRYFVSLVTGPVAKNMMQAFFLDLQAINNGGSRPKDIAEREIRKIGVLGAGMMGAGIAYVSAQSGYQVVLKDVTLEAAERGKNYSEKLEANALARGKTTEAKSKALLDRITPTASVADFAGVDFVIEAVFENTELKHTVFQEIEDIVEPDALLGSNTSTLPITGLASGVKREQDFIGIHFFSPVDKMPLVEIIKGEKTSDEALARVFDYTLSIRKTPIVVNDSRGFFTSRVIGTFIYEAIAMLGEGIEPATIEQAGAQAGYPAAPLQLADELNLKLMKKVADESREAAERGDTKMPSDHPGYRVTDYMLEQGRPGRLEKAGFYEYDDSGNRLRLWPGLRTRFNTTAGETVPLRDLIDRLLFVEAIETQKCFDEGVLTSSADANIGSIFGIGYPAWTGGVHQFIAGYAGEGRAAFVRRADELAAKYGDRFQVPASLRD is encoded by the coding sequence ATGGCGGACAACATGATCGGTTGGGAACGCGACACCGACGGGATCGTCGTGCTGACCATGGACGACCCGAACCAGGGCGCCAACACCATGAACGCCCTGTACAAGGCGTCGATGACCGCGACGGTCGACCGGCTCGAAGCGGAGAAGGACGACATCACCGGTGTCGTACTCACCTCGGCGAAGAAGACCTTCTTCGTCGGCGGGGACATCAAGGACATGATCCGGACGACGCCGGAGCAGGCGCAGGCGGTCATGGATGAGCTCGATCAGATCAAAAGTGCGCTGCGCCGGCTCGAACTGCTCGGCAAACCGGTGGTCGCGGCCGTCAACGGCGCGGCACTCGGCGGCGGCCTCGAGATCGCACTCGCCTGCCACCATCGCATCGCGGCCGAGGTGAAGGGCAGCCAGATCGGTCTGCCGGAGGTGACCCTCGGACTGCTACCGGCAGGCGGTGGCATCACGCGCACCGTGCGGATGCTCGGCATCCAGAACGCCCTCATGGGTGTGCTGCTGCAGGGCCAGCGCAACAGCCCGGCGAAGGCCAAGGAAATCGGCCTCGTCGATGAGCTGGTCGGCTCGGTCGCCGAGCTCGTGCCCGCCGCCAAGGCGTGGATCGCGGCGAACTCGGACAAGTGCGTGCAGCCCTGGGATGCCAAGGGCTTCAAGATCCCGGGCGGCGGTCCGTCCTCGCCCGCGCTTGCGGCGAGCCTGCCCGCTTTCCCGGCCAACCTGCGCAAGCAGCTCAAGGGCGCGAACATGCCCGCACCGCGCGCCATCATGGCGGCCGCGGTCGAGGGCGCGCAGGTCGGCTTCGACGACGCGTCACTGATCGAGTCGCGCTATTTCGTCTCCCTCGTGACCGGACCGGTCGCGAAGAACATGATGCAGGCGTTCTTCCTCGACCTGCAGGCGATCAACAATGGTGGCTCACGCCCGAAGGACATCGCCGAGCGCGAGATCCGCAAGATCGGTGTGCTCGGTGCGGGCATGATGGGTGCGGGCATCGCCTATGTCTCCGCACAGTCCGGCTACCAGGTCGTCCTCAAAGATGTCACCCTCGAGGCTGCCGAACGGGGCAAGAACTACAGCGAGAAGCTCGAAGCCAACGCCCTGGCACGAGGAAAGACCACCGAGGCGAAGTCGAAGGCGTTGCTGGACCGGATCACGCCGACCGCATCAGTGGCCGACTTCGCCGGTGTCGACTTCGTTATCGAGGCGGTTTTCGAGAACACCGAGCTCAAGCACACCGTGTTCCAGGAGATCGAGGACATCGTCGAGCCCGATGCGCTGCTCGGCTCCAACACCTCCACCCTGCCGATCACCGGTCTCGCGTCCGGGGTGAAGCGCGAGCAGGACTTCATCGGCATCCACTTCTTCTCCCCCGTCGACAAGATGCCGCTGGTCGAGATCATCAAGGGCGAGAAGACGTCCGACGAAGCACTGGCGCGGGTGTTCGACTACACCCTGTCGATCCGAAAGACCCCGATCGTCGTCAACGACAGCCGCGGGTTCTTCACCTCGCGGGTCATCGGCACTTTCATCTACGAGGCGATCGCGATGCTGGGCGAGGGCATCGAGCCCGCGACCATCGAACAGGCGGGAGCGCAGGCCGGCTATCCGGCTGCCCCGCTGCAGCTCGCCGACGAGCTCAACCTGAAACTCATGAAGAAGGTCGCGGATGAGTCTCGTGAGGCGGCCGAGCGCGGCGACACGAAAATGCCGTCCGACCATCCCGGGTATCGCGTCACGGATTACATGCTGGAGCAGGGCCGTCCCGGCCGGCTCGAGAAGGCGGGCTTCTACGAGTACGACGACAGCGGCAACCGGTTGAGGTTGTGGCCGGGTCTACGCACACGGTTCAACACGACCGCGGGCGAGACGGTCCCGCTCCGCGATCTCATCGACCGGCTGCTGTTCGTCGAGGCCATCGAAACCCAGAAATGCTTCGACGAAGGCGTGCTCACCTCATCTGCCGACGCTAATATCGGCTCGATCTTCGGCATCGGCTACCCGGCCTGGACTGGCGGTGTGCACCAGTTCATCGCCGGCTACGCCGGCGAGGGAAGGGCTGCGTTCGTTCGGCGTGCCGACGAGCTCGCTGCGAAGTACGGCGACCGGTTCCAAGTGCCTGCGTCGCTCCGCGACTGA
- a CDS encoding acetyl-CoA C-acetyltransferase, translating into MPTEAYIFEALRTPRGKGRKGSLHSVKPVDLVVGLIEELRSRFPGLDEDRISDVLLGVVSPLGDQGGDIARTAVLAAKMPNTVGGVQLNRFCGSGLETVNLAAQKVRSGFDDLVLAGGVESMSRVPMGSDGGAIVADPATNYDIGFAPQGIGADLIATMEGFSREDVDAYAVRSQELAAAAWTGGYFAKSVVPVKDLNGLVVLDHDEHMRPGTTVADLAKLKPSFAALGETGGFDAVALQKYHWVERIEHVHHGGNSSGIVDGAALLLLGSEEAGRASRLTPRARVVATAISGADATIMLTGPTPATEKVLALAGLTVDDIDLFEINEAFAAVVLKYQKDLNIPDEKLNVNGGAIAMGHPLGATGAMITGTMIDELERRNGRYALLTLCVAGGMGVATIIERV; encoded by the coding sequence GTGCCGACCGAGGCATACATATTCGAGGCGCTCCGTACGCCACGCGGCAAAGGCAGGAAGGGCTCGCTGCATTCGGTGAAGCCCGTCGATCTCGTCGTCGGGTTGATCGAGGAACTCCGCAGCAGATTCCCCGGCCTGGACGAGGATCGCATCTCCGACGTCCTGCTCGGCGTCGTCTCCCCGCTCGGGGACCAGGGCGGCGATATCGCGCGCACCGCAGTGCTCGCCGCGAAGATGCCGAACACGGTGGGCGGCGTGCAGCTGAACCGCTTCTGCGGATCAGGGCTCGAGACAGTCAATCTGGCCGCCCAAAAGGTCCGTTCGGGATTCGACGATCTCGTGCTCGCCGGCGGTGTCGAGTCCATGTCGCGGGTCCCGATGGGCTCGGACGGCGGGGCCATCGTGGCCGACCCGGCGACCAACTACGACATCGGTTTCGCGCCGCAGGGCATCGGCGCCGACTTGATCGCGACGATGGAAGGCTTCAGCCGCGAGGATGTCGATGCCTACGCGGTGCGCTCACAGGAGCTCGCCGCCGCTGCCTGGACCGGCGGCTACTTCGCCAAGAGCGTGGTTCCGGTCAAGGATCTCAACGGCCTGGTCGTACTCGACCACGATGAGCACATGCGTCCCGGCACGACCGTCGCGGATCTCGCGAAGCTGAAGCCGTCCTTCGCCGCCCTCGGCGAGACGGGTGGCTTCGACGCGGTGGCGCTGCAGAAGTATCACTGGGTCGAGCGGATCGAGCATGTGCACCACGGCGGCAACAGCTCGGGCATCGTGGACGGAGCCGCGCTGCTGCTGCTCGGTTCCGAGGAAGCCGGGCGGGCCTCGAGGCTGACACCGCGTGCGCGCGTCGTCGCGACCGCGATCAGCGGGGCCGACGCGACCATCATGCTGACCGGTCCGACGCCGGCCACCGAGAAGGTGCTCGCCCTCGCGGGGCTGACGGTCGACGACATCGACCTCTTCGAGATCAACGAGGCGTTCGCCGCCGTCGTCCTCAAATATCAGAAAGACCTGAACATCCCGGACGAGAAGCTCAACGTCAACGGCGGCGCGATCGCCATGGGTCATCCGCTTGGCGCCACCGGCGCGATGATCACCGGCACGATGATCGACGAGCTCGAGCGCCGCAACGGAAGATACGCGCTGCTCACGCTCTGCGTGGCGGGCGGTATGGGCGTTGCCACGATCATCGAGAGGGTGTGA
- a CDS encoding PucR family transcriptional regulator, whose translation MTADADVLEWLTGFCARSATPDQIELLTSLVDEATIAAVASHLADDTELRAEARALWRAQWQGFLSALALRIFEVCPPAELAALARATVVRGLGLDVVTSVVQVGKRTVWNYLVAVLEAEIADPELRGRALVLIWNRATEWMDESLEAWLRHHADELDRDRSGDRASRTVFAILRGEDVDGVAAETELRHPLALPQTALVLSAEAEPEPGQDLSELLSKLAAAVGSPALLVDRGPREAWAWVVTDGPVRLPGTCLPHVPGLRLAVGNTAAGVAGMRRSHRQARAARRVQPGAAVVHYADVEAVCLATGDGSVSAMRELARRELGALTHPDEATTRIRETLTAHVTSGAETATTAGLLGVHPNSVRYRLRQAEALIGHPLTERTLELELALRFLSEYSAEGAVPYPVADPGLADSAVRRLPPLPASREVRAVLASFAARHRDSEETRRVVAAVDERIRACLPQLPDDAGLLSALAASTRANWIGFATAVEREPFQVRPPEAALDWGRTLARRNLDSDTLVKVYRVGQRAVWGHVVDLLTREIPSSSLRSAVLVHLWDLAMEWLDTTHDAVVAAYHAERGRWREGALARRTALVRAVLRGETEDFSEASGRLAHPLHLHHTAFVAWLDAPVDQPDAVLDALAGRVATAFGAGRALTIPNGAEGLWGWLATARPVTAWPDLDLSGPRVRFAFGSCATGPDGFRRSHREALAAERIALTGTRRRRITRYRDVELVCLTTGDGDRAGLDILIDRELGALAAATEAATRLRETARLFLRHGGDVKAVADRLGLHANTVRYRIARAEELLGHPITERRAHVELALRGLEILGGNH comes from the coding sequence ATGACCGCAGACGCCGATGTTCTCGAATGGCTCACCGGATTCTGCGCGCGTTCGGCCACGCCGGACCAGATCGAGCTGCTCACCTCCCTCGTCGACGAGGCCACGATTGCCGCGGTCGCCTCGCACCTGGCCGACGACACCGAATTGCGCGCCGAGGCCCGGGCGCTGTGGCGCGCGCAGTGGCAAGGGTTTCTCTCAGCGCTGGCGCTGCGGATCTTCGAGGTGTGCCCGCCCGCCGAACTGGCCGCCCTGGCACGGGCCACGGTCGTGCGGGGACTGGGCCTGGATGTCGTCACCTCGGTGGTTCAGGTCGGCAAGCGCACGGTGTGGAACTACCTCGTCGCCGTACTGGAAGCGGAGATCGCCGACCCGGAGCTGCGCGGGCGCGCCCTGGTCCTGATTTGGAATCGCGCCACCGAGTGGATGGACGAGAGCCTCGAAGCCTGGTTGCGGCACCACGCCGACGAACTGGATCGCGACCGCTCCGGGGATCGCGCATCGCGCACGGTCTTCGCGATCCTGCGCGGCGAGGACGTGGACGGGGTGGCCGCCGAGACGGAGCTGCGCCATCCGCTCGCGCTGCCGCAGACCGCTCTCGTTCTCTCGGCCGAGGCCGAACCCGAACCGGGGCAAGACCTTTCGGAGCTGCTGTCGAAGCTCGCGGCCGCCGTCGGCAGTCCTGCGCTCCTCGTCGATCGCGGCCCGCGTGAAGCCTGGGCCTGGGTCGTGACCGACGGTCCCGTGCGCCTGCCGGGCACCTGCCTGCCGCACGTTCCGGGATTGCGGCTGGCCGTGGGCAATACCGCCGCGGGTGTTGCGGGAATGCGCCGCAGCCACCGGCAGGCGCGCGCGGCGCGGCGCGTCCAGCCCGGTGCGGCCGTCGTCCACTACGCCGACGTCGAAGCCGTCTGCCTGGCCACCGGCGACGGAAGTGTCTCGGCCATGCGGGAATTGGCCCGCCGCGAACTCGGGGCGCTCACCCATCCGGACGAGGCGACCACTCGGATCCGCGAAACCCTCACTGCCCATGTGACTTCCGGTGCCGAGACAGCCACGACCGCTGGATTGCTCGGTGTCCACCCGAATTCGGTGCGATATCGGCTGCGGCAGGCGGAAGCGCTGATCGGGCACCCGTTGACGGAACGAACGCTCGAATTGGAACTGGCGCTGCGTTTCCTGTCCGAGTACAGCGCCGAGGGCGCGGTGCCGTACCCGGTCGCCGATCCCGGCCTCGCGGACAGTGCCGTGCGCCGCCTCCCGCCGCTGCCCGCCTCCCGCGAGGTGCGCGCCGTGCTGGCGAGTTTCGCTGCCCGCCATCGGGATTCGGAGGAAACGCGGCGGGTGGTGGCCGCTGTCGACGAACGCATCCGCGCCTGCCTGCCGCAGCTGCCCGACGACGCCGGTTTGCTGTCGGCCCTGGCCGCTTCCACCCGCGCCAACTGGATCGGTTTCGCGACCGCGGTCGAGCGCGAACCCTTCCAGGTCCGTCCGCCGGAGGCGGCGCTGGACTGGGGCCGGACCCTGGCGCGCCGCAATCTCGACTCCGACACCCTGGTCAAGGTGTACCGGGTCGGCCAGCGCGCGGTCTGGGGTCACGTCGTCGACCTGCTGACCCGCGAGATACCGTCGAGCAGCCTGAGATCGGCTGTGCTCGTTCACCTCTGGGATCTGGCCATGGAATGGCTCGACACCACCCACGATGCCGTCGTCGCCGCCTACCACGCCGAGCGCGGTCGCTGGCGCGAAGGCGCGCTCGCCCGGCGCACTGCCCTGGTGCGGGCGGTGCTGCGCGGGGAGACGGAGGACTTCTCCGAGGCTTCCGGGCGGCTCGCGCACCCGCTGCACCTGCACCACACCGCCTTCGTGGCGTGGCTGGACGCCCCGGTCGACCAACCCGACGCCGTGCTCGACGCGCTCGCCGGCCGCGTGGCGACGGCCTTCGGCGCCGGGCGTGCGCTGACCATTCCGAATGGCGCCGAAGGTCTGTGGGGCTGGCTGGCCACCGCGCGGCCGGTGACCGCATGGCCCGACCTCGACCTGTCCGGTCCACGCGTCCGGTTCGCGTTCGGCTCCTGCGCCACCGGCCCCGACGGGTTCCGGCGCAGTCACCGCGAAGCCCTCGCGGCCGAACGCATCGCCCTCACCGGCACCCGCCGCCGCCGGATCACGCGCTACCGGGACGTCGAACTGGTCTGTCTCACCACGGGTGACGGTGACCGCGCCGGCCTGGACATCCTGATCGACCGGGAACTGGGCGCCCTCGCCGCCGCCACGGAGGCGGCGACACGCCTCCGTGAAACCGCCCGGCTGTTCCTGCGGCACGGCGGTGACGTCAAAGCCGTCGCCGACCGTCTCGGCCTGCACGCCAACACGGTTCGCTACCGCATCGCCCGCGCCGAGGAACTGCTCGGCCATCCGATCACCGAGCGCCGCGCCCACGTCGAACTCGCCCTGCGCGGCCTCGAGATCCTGGGCGGCAACCACTGA
- a CDS encoding tyrosine-type recombinase/integrase produces the protein MKSDDVSAAAQLLARLGVTVDELADGVKRSAPTFAEYIEHLRAALPETTVRNYTPYWRVLERRWPDRQLDSPTATEIDRLVKEHRCRAVVRSNSRGGRGAAANMVSAIRCIYRHAEADRLIHPADNPATRVAKPRRLPSTRHALTFDQVREIGHVASTTGNDRELDALIVRLHVETACRTGGALALTVDDLNVDDCLVKFCEKGETERWQPVSPLLMSRLVEHVERRGGRRATRQVLRYRSGRPVGRRRYDYLIKRIREQLPWAASMQISAHWIRHTTLTFVEREFGYAVARAYAGHIEPTRMDGATYSYVRASLPEVAEALAAVSGQPHPLARANRRGLGA, from the coding sequence GTGAAGTCCGACGATGTCAGTGCAGCGGCACAGCTGCTGGCACGACTCGGGGTTACCGTCGATGAGCTGGCCGATGGCGTAAAGCGTTCGGCACCAACGTTCGCTGAGTACATCGAGCACTTACGGGCCGCGCTTCCTGAGACCACCGTTCGGAATTACACGCCGTACTGGCGAGTCCTCGAACGCCGATGGCCTGATCGACAGCTCGATTCCCCGACGGCTACCGAAATCGATCGGCTTGTGAAGGAACATCGCTGCCGAGCCGTTGTTCGATCCAATTCCCGTGGCGGTCGCGGTGCCGCAGCGAACATGGTGTCGGCAATCCGATGCATTTACCGCCATGCTGAAGCCGACCGTTTGATTCATCCAGCCGATAACCCCGCAACCAGGGTTGCGAAGCCTCGGCGACTCCCCAGCACTCGGCATGCACTCACATTCGACCAGGTGCGCGAGATCGGCCACGTTGCTTCGACGACGGGAAACGATCGAGAGCTCGACGCGCTGATCGTACGGTTGCATGTCGAAACCGCTTGCCGCACAGGAGGTGCGCTCGCGCTTACTGTCGATGATCTCAATGTCGACGATTGCCTCGTCAAGTTCTGCGAGAAGGGGGAAACCGAACGCTGGCAGCCGGTATCGCCGTTGCTGATGAGCAGGCTGGTCGAGCATGTCGAGCGGCGGGGTGGTCGGCGGGCAACCCGGCAGGTGCTGAGGTATCGCAGTGGCAGGCCGGTAGGTCGACGACGCTACGACTACCTCATCAAGCGGATCCGGGAGCAGCTGCCGTGGGCGGCGAGTATGCAGATCAGCGCCCATTGGATCAGGCACACCACGCTCACCTTCGTCGAGCGGGAGTTTGGTTACGCCGTCGCTCGCGCCTACGCCGGGCACATCGAACCCACCCGTATGGACGGTGCCACCTACAGCTACGTTCGCGCCTCTCTGCCCGAAGTGGCCGAGGCCCTCGCTGCCGTGTCGGGTCAACCCCATCCGCTGGCACGCGCAAATCGGCGCGGCCTCGGCGCGTAG
- a CDS encoding AbrB/MazE/SpoVT family DNA-binding domain-containing protein encodes MEPSDSDHAPSLSPASWGFDHLYTPARRNTGSTGIPFDFPEQLDRSPLGEIHCAVATVDKHGRLSDRSALRLLRWLPGQPISVDVEENNIAVIRRSHDSCISLRSNGYLVLPARIRHSCNLSPGDRVLIAATLTYSMLVVYSTPVLASALWEYRPISWRELS; translated from the coding sequence ATGGAGCCTTCCGATTCTGACCATGCTCCTTCACTCTCGCCCGCCAGCTGGGGGTTTGATCATCTGTACACGCCGGCGAGACGCAATACCGGTTCGACAGGAATTCCTTTCGATTTCCCTGAACAGCTCGATCGCAGTCCTCTGGGTGAAATTCATTGCGCCGTCGCAACGGTCGACAAGCACGGACGTCTTTCTGACCGATCCGCGCTGCGCCTGCTCAGATGGCTGCCCGGTCAACCCATATCAGTCGACGTGGAGGAGAATAATATCGCCGTCATTCGACGCTCGCACGACAGCTGCATTTCCTTGCGCTCGAATGGGTATCTCGTGTTACCGGCCAGGATTCGACATAGTTGCAATCTCAGTCCCGGAGACCGTGTGTTGATCGCGGCCACCCTCACCTATTCCATGTTGGTCGTCTATTCGACGCCGGTTCTCGCATCGGCGCTGTGGGAATACCGGCCGATCTCGTGGCGAGAACTGTCGTGA
- a CDS encoding phosphotransferase, which produces MLKNLDPTAGLTADLLDEALTGVRGDARVVGLSSVAVGTGQVAVSARLAIEYDRPTAAPRHLIAKFADPDPERRRQVRREGAYEREVRFYRELAPRVRVRTPNVYAAEFSSETGDFLLLLEDLTPARQGDQLAGCTAEVAATAMDEIAGLHAPCWGEDRWRELSWLRRDRPGITQVTPRLWASFQQRYAELLSDEILCAGELFVEHLESWLSWESGHRTVVHRDFRLDNVLIGPQDSMAVVDWQTCAIGSGPEDVAYFLGSGLPAELRHQLEEDLVRRYHDRILELGVRGYSWAECWRDYRRGAWHGMLMSINAAMLARRTDRGDRMFLAMAQRHARQVVELNSAGALS; this is translated from the coding sequence GTGCTGAAGAACCTTGATCCCACGGCCGGTCTGACTGCGGACCTGCTCGACGAGGCGCTCACGGGCGTTCGGGGCGATGCCAGGGTCGTCGGATTGTCGAGCGTCGCGGTCGGTACCGGTCAGGTGGCGGTGAGTGCGCGGCTCGCCATCGAGTACGACCGGCCGACCGCAGCGCCTCGGCACCTGATCGCGAAGTTCGCCGATCCGGATCCGGAGCGCCGGCGCCAGGTCCGGCGGGAGGGGGCATATGAACGCGAGGTGCGCTTCTACCGGGAGCTCGCGCCACGGGTTCGGGTGCGCACGCCGAACGTGTACGCGGCCGAGTTCTCTTCCGAGACAGGTGATTTCCTGTTGTTGCTCGAAGATCTGACACCCGCGCGGCAGGGCGATCAGCTGGCCGGCTGCACCGCCGAGGTGGCTGCCACGGCGATGGACGAGATCGCCGGTCTGCACGCTCCGTGCTGGGGCGAGGACCGGTGGCGAGAGCTGTCGTGGCTACGCCGGGATCGACCGGGTATCACGCAGGTGACCCCGCGATTGTGGGCGAGCTTTCAACAACGGTACGCGGAGCTGCTCAGTGATGAGATCCTTTGTGCCGGAGAACTGTTCGTCGAACATCTCGAATCCTGGCTGTCCTGGGAGTCCGGCCACCGAACCGTGGTGCACCGCGACTTCCGCTTGGACAACGTCCTGATCGGACCGCAGGATTCGATGGCCGTCGTCGACTGGCAGACCTGCGCCATCGGGTCCGGTCCCGAAGACGTGGCCTACTTCCTCGGTAGCGGCTTACCCGCGGAACTGCGGCACCAGCTGGAGGAGGATCTGGTCAGGCGCTACCACGACCGCATTCTCGAGCTGGGCGTCCGCGGCTACTCCTGGGCCGAGTGCTGGCGGGACTACCGCCGTGGCGCGTGGCACGGAATGCTGATGTCGATCAATGCCGCCATGCTCGCTCGGCGCACGGACCGTGGGGACCGGATGTTTCTCGCCATGGCGCAACGGCACGCGCGGCAGGTGGTAGAGCTGAATTCGGCAGGGGCGCTGTCGTGA
- a CDS encoding SDR family oxidoreductase translates to MSNDLEGKGALVSGASRGIGFAVAAELVGRGADVLITARKQDALEEAAEQLRAVGGGKVVAVAGNSGDAEARAEQVRTAVAEFGSLDILINNTGINPVYGSLMDADLAAVRKIFDVNVVAALGYVQEAYKAWMRDHGGAIVNLASVAGIRSTGVIGAYGASKAALIRLTEELAWQLGPRIRVNAVAPGVVKTKFADALYSADEEAAAAQYPMKRLGAPEDVAGLVGFLVSDRAQWITGETVRVDGGFLSTGGI, encoded by the coding sequence ATGAGTAATGATCTCGAGGGCAAGGGCGCGCTGGTCAGTGGCGCGAGTCGCGGTATCGGTTTCGCGGTGGCAGCCGAGCTGGTGGGGCGGGGGGCCGATGTGCTGATCACAGCACGGAAGCAGGATGCGCTGGAGGAGGCCGCCGAGCAGCTGCGGGCTGTCGGGGGCGGGAAAGTTGTTGCCGTGGCGGGGAATTCGGGGGATGCGGAGGCGCGCGCCGAACAAGTGCGGACCGCTGTGGCCGAGTTCGGGTCGCTGGACATCCTGATCAACAACACCGGGATCAATCCCGTGTACGGGTCGTTGATGGATGCCGACCTCGCGGCTGTGCGGAAGATTTTCGACGTCAATGTGGTCGCTGCGCTGGGGTATGTGCAGGAGGCGTACAAGGCGTGGATGCGGGATCACGGCGGGGCGATCGTGAATTTGGCCAGCGTGGCGGGGATTCGGTCGACGGGGGTGATCGGGGCCTACGGGGCGTCGAAGGCTGCTTTGATTCGGCTCACCGAGGAGCTGGCGTGGCAGTTGGGGCCCAGGATTCGGGTGAATGCGGTGGCGCCGGGGGTGGTGAAGACGAAGTTCGCGGATGCGTTGTATTCGGCGGATGAGGAGGCCGCGGCCGCGCAGTATCCGATGAAGCGGCTGGGGGCTCCGGAGGATGTGGCGGGGCTGGTCGGGTTCCTGGTGTCGGATCGGGCACAGTGGATCACGGGTGAGACCGTGCGGGTGGACGGCGGGTTCCTGTCCACCGGCGGTATCTGA
- a CDS encoding carboxylesterase/lipase family protein, producing the protein MEPIVSVTGGKIRGATSGGVQRFLGVPYAAAPVGPARFRLPERAPEWSGVRDALAPGATCAQSPYPPPIHALLGSDGIPGDEYLNVNVWTPDSGGSGLPVMVWIHGGAFTRGSNARVIYDGTAFARDGVVLVSINYRLGISGFAAVADAPLNRGLHDQLFALRWVQENVEAFGGDPGNITIFGESAGGMSVATLVASPRSAELFQRAIMQSGNGSAVATVEDARRVADELARKLGIAATAADFGKLGPDELRAAQDAIGLELMLDPNPARWGSSIIANGIGVLSLFPVIDDDVVPGVPLNVLATHPDRAVPLITGCTTEEFRFFTVPTGIAAGVTAENLPALLARYGIPPEVADVYTANRPGRTPADVFADLITDRAFRLDTLDLAEINAAAGAPAYAYEFACPSGIDGLGACHVMEVPFVFDALACAHRLTGPNPPQLLADEIHSAWVAFAETGDPGWPRFHPDTAIVRTFDTPESRNVSNPRGDELAALRAALRPA; encoded by the coding sequence ATGGAACCGATCGTTTCCGTCACCGGCGGCAAGATTCGTGGCGCGACATCCGGTGGGGTACAGCGCTTTCTGGGGGTGCCGTACGCGGCGGCGCCGGTGGGGCCCGCGCGTTTCCGGCTGCCGGAGCGGGCGCCCGAGTGGTCCGGAGTGCGCGACGCGCTCGCCCCCGGGGCCACCTGCGCGCAGTCGCCATACCCGCCGCCGATCCACGCGCTGCTGGGCAGCGACGGCATTCCCGGCGACGAATACCTCAATGTCAATGTCTGGACGCCGGATTCGGGCGGATCCGGGCTGCCGGTCATGGTCTGGATCCACGGCGGTGCATTCACCCGAGGGTCGAATGCGCGAGTCATCTACGACGGCACCGCATTCGCCCGCGACGGGGTAGTCCTGGTGTCGATCAACTATCGGCTCGGCATCTCCGGATTCGCGGCGGTCGCGGACGCGCCGCTGAATCGTGGCCTGCACGATCAACTGTTCGCGCTGCGGTGGGTGCAGGAGAATGTCGAAGCCTTCGGCGGAGACCCGGGCAATATCACCATCTTCGGGGAATCCGCCGGGGGTATGAGCGTCGCGACCCTGGTCGCCTCACCCCGGTCCGCCGAACTGTTCCAGCGGGCAATCATGCAGAGCGGCAACGGATCCGCGGTCGCCACGGTCGAAGATGCGCGCCGGGTTGCCGACGAACTGGCCCGGAAGCTCGGAATCGCCGCCACCGCAGCCGATTTCGGCAAGCTCGGCCCGGACGAGCTGCGCGCGGCACAGGATGCGATCGGCCTGGAGTTGATGCTCGACCCGAATCCCGCCCGCTGGGGGTCGTCCATCATCGCCAACGGCATCGGCGTCCTGAGTCTGTTCCCGGTCATCGACGACGACGTGGTGCCGGGCGTACCACTGAATGTGCTTGCCACGCATCCAGATCGCGCGGTCCCGCTCATTACCGGCTGTACCACCGAGGAATTCCGCTTCTTCACCGTCCCGACCGGGATCGCCGCCGGTGTCACCGCCGAGAATCTGCCCGCGCTGCTCGCCCGCTACGGCATCCCCCCGGAGGTCGCCGACGTCTACACCGCCAACCGCCCCGGCAGGACACCCGCCGATGTCTTCGCCGATCTCATCACCGACCGCGCCTTCCGGCTCGACACCCTGGACCTGGCCGAGATCAACGCCGCTGCGGGCGCACCCGCCTACGCCTACGAATTCGCCTGCCCCTCAGGCATCGACGGCCTCGGCGCCTGCCACGTCATGGAGGTCCCGTTCGTCTTCGACGCCCTGGCCTGCGCCCACCGCTTGACCGGCCCCAACCCGCCCCAGCTGCTCGCCGACGAAATCCATTCCGCCTGGGTGGCATTCGCCGAAACCGGCGACCCGGGCTGGCCGCGCTTCCACCCGGACACCGCGATTGTGCGCACCTTCGATACGCCCGAATCGCGGAACGTCAGCAATCCGCGCGGCGACGAACTGGCAGCCCTGCGCGCCGCGCTCCGGCCCGCCTAG